The Hymenobacter baengnokdamensis genome includes a region encoding these proteins:
- a CDS encoding GNAT family N-acetyltransferase, which yields MDKQPAPGGPPCEPGPPAQVTLRALEPDDLEFLFQLENDPELWAVSDVLPAPVSRHALREYLRHATASLAEAGQMRLIINAEAGQAVGTLDLYEYSALHQRAGVGITILKSVRRRGYAQAALQLLLLYARQALQLHQLYCTVAETNLPSIRLFEKAGFRQLGVRRDWLRKNTPGGWENAVELQLILSAQG from the coding sequence ATGGATAAGCAGCCAGCGCCCGGCGGCCCGCCTTGCGAACCCGGCCCGCCGGCTCAGGTTACGCTTCGCGCCCTGGAGCCCGACGACCTGGAGTTTTTATTCCAGCTCGAAAACGACCCGGAGCTGTGGGCAGTGTCAGACGTGCTGCCGGCCCCGGTTTCGCGCCACGCCCTGCGCGAATACCTGCGCCACGCCACCGCCAGCCTGGCCGAAGCCGGCCAAATGCGGTTGATTATCAACGCTGAAGCCGGCCAGGCGGTTGGTACCCTCGATTTATATGAGTACTCGGCGCTGCACCAGCGGGCCGGCGTGGGTATCACCATCCTGAAAAGCGTCCGGCGGCGCGGCTATGCGCAGGCCGCGCTGCAGCTGCTGTTGCTCTATGCTCGCCAAGCCTTGCAGCTGCATCAGCTATACTGCACCGTGGCCGAGACTAACCTGCCGAGCATCAGGCTGTTTGAGAAAGCGGGCTTTCGGCAGCTAGGCGTGCGGCGCGACTGGCTGCGTAAAAATACCCCGGGTGGCTGGGAAAATGCCGTCGAATTGCAGCTTATACTGAGTGCGCAGGGGTAA
- a CDS encoding ATP-binding protein, translated as MLNLFEELTGPSGYRLQRLEVFNWGTFHEGSTQKDIWRLEPGGQNTLLTGANGSGKTTLVDGLLALLVNPAKRFFNQSSGTQKRTDRSEESYVEGHYGRTQGEEQQKSRVEQLRKREGTYSIILSVFTSANSLPVTLAQVRWFNAGGLQRRYLVAKAELTIAEHIQVGSGGQWVSQLKKKFADRVVEDFDTFPKYAAAFQRLFGMRSDKALTLFNQTVGMKVLGDLDEFIRTNMLEESTAEAEFAKLLGNYNTLLTAYRALEKARTQLHLLQPVHDQSTEYEQLRQALHQLRAQQRLLEPWFAERQVALWGAEIAQQDRGLDQLIDLLGQQERTHEATDTQRVTLEVQVANNQVAQQIRDLSRDISELTKSKVEKEKDLRRYNNLARSLSLVENPDVGTFAANIEQALRLQRELRQTKQTLDDQKFTARSTIEVQKKEFAGLAAELKQLENSSGKITRRPAEIRQEILAAVAASEAEIPFVAEVMQVKPAERAVWNDALEKLLHSTGLSLLVPERLYSGVRAYVHEQRDLHGKIVFHHVERKAPPTLFSDERTVWGKLEFNPDSDYAAWVEHHIATRFDHLCTEDAATFERADKALLPSGLVRNKNRHERDDSRRQDHILGWDNRELRRERTRQARALSDVIDKAEAGLRRLNKEIEQAEEQEIKLTSFLLAQQFSKIDWQTDALQIQELTIRRDALENDSTSLKTMQEQLRALKEELKQQAGARDQTKQRITRTEDLLKTLHQQRQTAQRQLASFDSESLTAGLTSLQELAQELDDRLSYVQFVAQKQQFEQEIQRRINKQNDQVQALAKQICEAMYHFLHPGPAVTAKFTDWESDTRELRPDIERLPEYLDHYQLIKHENLVELESRFHDEFKRGVTKALSDFVTSLEEQHELIRDTIDQINESLRGIAFNLNPDTYIQLERTDSPRPLIHKFRFEQLRNWQPDLTLHGLASNQREIEIEHFAAVIQPFILALRDQEKWRLEVTDVRNWSSFKAREYYRADKTSKQVYESSGSLSGGEGAQLAYTVLGAAIAYQFGINREAGGHRSFRFIVIDEAFSKLDEDKSAYLLKLCASLGLQLMVVTPLTSLHLLEKDVRVIHWVTKAKQDPRRSVVRDIPIRVYQAEKEALLAAEVLHD; from the coding sequence ATGCTGAATCTGTTTGAGGAGCTAACCGGACCGTCCGGCTACCGGCTCCAGCGGCTGGAAGTGTTCAACTGGGGCACGTTTCACGAGGGGAGCACGCAAAAAGACATCTGGAGGCTGGAGCCCGGCGGCCAGAACACCCTGCTGACGGGCGCCAACGGCTCGGGCAAAACCACCCTGGTAGATGGCCTGCTAGCCTTGCTGGTGAACCCGGCAAAGCGGTTTTTCAACCAGTCGTCGGGCACGCAGAAGCGCACCGACCGCAGTGAAGAATCTTACGTGGAAGGCCATTACGGTCGCACCCAGGGCGAGGAGCAGCAAAAATCGCGGGTGGAGCAGCTGCGTAAGCGCGAGGGCACATATTCTATCATCCTGAGCGTGTTTACCAGTGCCAACAGCCTGCCCGTGACGCTGGCGCAGGTGCGCTGGTTCAACGCGGGCGGCTTGCAGCGGCGCTACCTCGTAGCCAAGGCCGAGCTAACTATTGCCGAGCACATTCAAGTTGGCTCGGGCGGGCAGTGGGTGAGCCAGCTGAAGAAGAAATTTGCCGACCGCGTGGTAGAGGATTTCGATACTTTCCCGAAGTACGCGGCAGCTTTTCAGCGCTTGTTTGGCATGCGTAGCGACAAGGCATTGACGCTGTTCAACCAAACCGTAGGCATGAAAGTGCTGGGCGACCTCGACGAGTTTATCCGCACCAATATGCTGGAAGAGAGCACCGCTGAAGCGGAGTTTGCGAAGCTGCTCGGCAACTACAATACCCTGCTTACGGCCTACCGTGCCCTCGAAAAAGCCCGCACCCAGCTGCACCTGCTGCAACCCGTGCACGACCAGAGCACCGAGTATGAGCAACTGCGACAGGCGCTGCACCAGCTACGGGCGCAGCAGCGCCTGCTGGAACCGTGGTTTGCAGAGCGGCAAGTGGCCTTGTGGGGCGCGGAAATAGCGCAGCAAGACCGGGGGTTGGACCAGCTCATCGACCTGCTGGGCCAGCAGGAAAGAACCCACGAGGCCACCGACACGCAGCGCGTGACCTTGGAAGTGCAGGTGGCGAATAACCAAGTGGCGCAGCAAATCCGTGACCTGAGCCGCGACATTAGCGAGCTGACCAAAAGCAAGGTTGAGAAGGAAAAAGACCTGCGGCGCTACAACAACCTGGCCCGTAGCCTGAGCTTGGTAGAAAACCCCGACGTGGGCACCTTCGCTGCCAATATCGAGCAGGCGTTACGCTTGCAGCGTGAGCTGCGTCAGACCAAGCAAACGCTGGACGACCAAAAATTTACGGCGCGCTCGACCATCGAAGTCCAGAAAAAAGAATTTGCCGGGCTGGCGGCGGAATTGAAGCAGCTTGAAAACAGCAGCGGCAAAATCACCCGCCGGCCGGCCGAAATCCGGCAGGAGATTCTGGCTGCCGTGGCGGCCAGCGAGGCCGAAATCCCCTTCGTGGCGGAGGTGATGCAGGTGAAGCCTGCCGAGCGCGCTGTATGGAACGACGCACTTGAAAAGCTACTTCACAGCACCGGTCTGAGCCTGCTGGTGCCCGAGCGGCTGTATTCGGGGGTGCGGGCCTACGTGCATGAGCAGCGCGACCTGCACGGCAAAATCGTGTTTCACCACGTGGAGCGCAAGGCCCCGCCCACGCTCTTCTCCGACGAGCGCACGGTGTGGGGCAAGCTCGAATTCAATCCCGACAGCGACTATGCGGCCTGGGTTGAGCACCATATTGCCACCCGCTTCGACCACCTCTGCACCGAAGACGCGGCGACTTTCGAGCGGGCTGATAAGGCACTGCTGCCCTCGGGCCTGGTACGCAACAAAAACCGCCACGAGCGCGACGACAGCCGCCGTCAGGACCATATCCTGGGCTGGGACAACCGCGAGCTGCGCCGCGAGCGCACCCGCCAAGCCCGCGCCTTGAGCGATGTCATCGATAAAGCCGAAGCCGGACTGCGCCGCCTGAACAAGGAAATTGAACAGGCCGAAGAGCAGGAAATCAAGCTCACTAGTTTTCTATTAGCACAGCAGTTTTCTAAAATCGACTGGCAGACCGACGCGCTGCAAATCCAGGAGCTTACTATCCGGCGCGATGCGCTGGAAAATGACAGTACCTCCCTAAAAACCATGCAGGAGCAGCTACGGGCGTTGAAAGAGGAACTGAAGCAGCAGGCCGGTGCCCGCGACCAAACCAAGCAACGGATTACGCGCACGGAGGACCTTCTGAAAACATTGCACCAGCAACGGCAAACGGCGCAGCGACAGCTGGCTTCCTTCGACTCCGAAAGCCTGACGGCTGGATTGACTAGCCTGCAAGAGCTAGCACAGGAGCTGGACGACCGGCTCAGCTATGTGCAGTTTGTAGCACAGAAGCAGCAGTTTGAGCAGGAAATTCAGCGGCGTATCAACAAGCAAAACGACCAGGTGCAGGCGCTGGCCAAGCAGATTTGTGAGGCGATGTACCACTTCCTCCATCCCGGCCCGGCCGTTACCGCCAAGTTCACAGATTGGGAAAGCGACACCCGAGAACTGCGCCCCGACATCGAGCGGCTGCCCGAATACCTTGACCACTACCAGCTTATTAAACACGAAAATCTGGTCGAGCTGGAAAGCCGCTTTCACGATGAGTTTAAGCGTGGCGTGACAAAAGCCCTCAGCGACTTTGTGACCTCGCTGGAAGAGCAGCACGAGCTCATCCGCGACACCATCGACCAGATAAACGAATCGCTGCGCGGCATTGCTTTCAACCTCAATCCTGATACCTACATCCAACTGGAGCGCACCGACTCGCCCCGGCCGCTCATTCATAAGTTTCGCTTCGAGCAGCTCCGAAACTGGCAGCCCGACCTGACCTTGCACGGCTTGGCCAGCAACCAGCGCGAAATCGAGATTGAGCACTTTGCCGCCGTCATTCAGCCCTTCATTCTGGCGCTGCGCGACCAGGAAAAATGGCGGCTTGAAGTAACTGATGTGCGCAACTGGTCGAGTTTCAAGGCCCGCGAATACTACCGGGCCGACAAGACTTCGAAGCAGGTGTACGAGAGCTCTGGCAGCCTCTCGGGCGGCGAGGGCGCGCAGCTGGCCTACACGGTGCTGGGCGCGGCCATCGCCTACCAGTTTGGCATCAACCGCGAAGCGGGCGGGCACCGTTCGTTCCGGTTTATCGTTATCGATGAGGCGTTTAGCAAGCTCGACGAAGACAAATCGGCTTACCTGCTCAAGCTCTGCGCCAGCCTGGGCCTGCAGCTGATGGTGGTGACGCCGCTAACCTCGCTGCACCTGCTGGAAAAAGACGTGCGCGTCATTCACTGGGTCACCAAAGCCAAGCAGGACCCGCGCCGCTCGGTAGTGCGCGACATCCCCATCCGGGTATACCAGGCCGAAAAAGAAGCGCTGCTGGCCGCCGAAGTCCTCCATGATTAG
- the dapF gene encoding diaminopimelate epimerase: MTFHKYQGTGNDFVIIDDRAEQFDTTDHARVAFLCNRRFGIGADGLMLLRNRAGYDFEMVYFNADGHPSSMCGNGGRCLVAFAKFLGIITNKAHFVAVDGPHEARVEADGTVRLKMIDVAAAQPAGVGEHDVFLHTGSPHHIHFLDPEEGHTLADFDVYGHGHDIRYDQAYDPAGTNVNFVEVPADPTHPWPVRTYERGVEAETLSCGTGVTAVALAASMRGAVSPVQLQAAGGLLEVSFEKHPDGRFTEVWLSGPAVRVFEGNI, encoded by the coding sequence ATGACCTTCCATAAATACCAGGGCACCGGCAACGACTTTGTTATCATCGACGACCGGGCCGAGCAGTTCGACACCACCGACCACGCCCGCGTGGCTTTTCTATGCAATCGCCGCTTCGGTATCGGGGCCGATGGCCTGATGCTGCTGCGCAACCGCGCCGGCTACGACTTCGAGATGGTATACTTTAATGCCGACGGCCACCCTAGTAGTATGTGCGGCAATGGTGGCCGCTGCCTGGTTGCCTTTGCCAAGTTCCTGGGCATCATTACCAATAAAGCCCATTTTGTGGCCGTGGATGGCCCGCACGAGGCGCGTGTGGAAGCCGATGGCACCGTGCGCCTGAAGATGATAGACGTAGCGGCCGCGCAGCCGGCCGGGGTAGGGGAGCACGACGTGTTTCTGCACACGGGCTCGCCGCACCACATCCATTTTCTTGACCCCGAAGAGGGGCATACGCTGGCCGATTTCGACGTGTATGGCCACGGCCACGATATTCGCTATGACCAGGCCTATGACCCGGCCGGCACCAACGTCAATTTTGTGGAGGTTCCTGCCGACCCCACCCATCCCTGGCCCGTGCGCACCTACGAGCGCGGCGTGGAGGCCGAAACCCTGAGCTGCGGCACCGGCGTCACGGCCGTAGCACTGGCCGCCTCGATGCGCGGCGCGGTTTCGCCCGTGCAGCTGCAAGCTGCCGGCGGCCTGCTCGAAGTATCATTCGAGAAGCACCCCGATGGCCGCTTTACCGAGGTATGGCTGAGCGGCCCGGCCGTGCGGGTTTTTGAGGGAAATATATGA
- a CDS encoding DUF4194 domain-containing protein yields MPKPYASVIIKLLQTHALYSDDDPQYWQHLQDHEVAVRAYFEQIGVSLDLNRTDGYARLTQPAPVEDDPTPPLRLLRRVGLSYEQSLLCVVLREWLEEHEASAQTTTRRLFATRVEIRERVELFFHQPTNRKAWLSKLDIVIEKLETHGLLKVNRRDDAQPDQTQYEIKALLKAKISLEKLEEFKEKLQRHAESV; encoded by the coding sequence ATGCCCAAACCTTACGCTTCCGTTATCATCAAGCTGCTGCAAACGCACGCGTTGTACTCCGACGATGACCCGCAGTACTGGCAACATCTGCAAGACCACGAAGTGGCCGTGCGGGCATATTTCGAGCAAATCGGGGTAAGCCTTGACCTGAATCGGACCGATGGCTACGCCCGCCTCACGCAGCCTGCCCCGGTCGAGGACGACCCCACCCCGCCCCTGCGCCTGCTGCGCCGCGTGGGCCTCAGCTACGAGCAAAGCTTACTGTGCGTAGTATTGCGCGAATGGTTGGAAGAGCACGAAGCCAGCGCCCAGACGACTACCCGCCGCCTATTTGCGACACGGGTTGAAATCCGCGAGCGGGTAGAGCTGTTTTTTCACCAGCCTACCAATCGCAAGGCCTGGCTCAGCAAGTTGGATATAGTGATAGAAAAGCTGGAAACGCACGGCTTGCTGAAAGTAAACCGCCGCGACGATGCCCAGCCCGACCAGACGCAGTATGAGATAAAAGCATTGCTCAAGGCCAAAATCTCGCTCGAAAAACTCGAGGAATTCAAAGAAAAGCTGCAACGCCATGCTGAATCTGTTTGA
- a CDS encoding DUF3375 family protein: protein MKYPFYRTLFSPDRPAVFVRLMRSHNAPLVLCFLQESFKEGNYSPVISGEKLAGMLIDFLDTNQVSAEEGELTTLGLPYEEQATQLLKKWVRDGYLSLYTDEHGADQHTLTPELESVLDWVHSLLDKPAHVGTESRFLDILYKLRELVQNSGDDWRAKVADLEKQKSDLEKQIRELKLTKTVVTYDDVQITERYQNVNGLARGLLRDFREVESNFRTITQQIYQQQSAAGHTKGSLLGLALDALADLRETPQGRSFEAFYQHLTDPRQKAELDALVQQLFELLQARGLAAGDGFLRKIRFYLHGEGQKVNDSFHALARKLEKIVSEKNMRERRRSLTLIQDIRRLAFEVMDAPPQDAVFLEINGRADYHASETKEIQELEERESGIIYRPLAVAQQEATDFVPLVAPHVVDKAVLLANIDQLLRGRPQVSLRQVVDTYALQHGLAELMTYGSIAATSEKHLLNDARTEVFVLAPGRACEFPEIIFCR, encoded by the coding sequence ATGAAATATCCATTCTACCGCACGCTTTTCAGCCCCGACCGACCGGCTGTGTTCGTGCGGCTTATGCGCAGTCATAACGCACCGTTGGTGTTGTGCTTTTTGCAGGAAAGCTTCAAGGAGGGCAATTACTCGCCGGTAATAAGTGGCGAAAAGCTAGCGGGGATGCTAATCGATTTTCTCGATACGAACCAAGTCAGTGCTGAGGAAGGCGAACTTACTACGCTCGGCTTGCCGTATGAAGAACAAGCCACGCAGCTGCTGAAAAAATGGGTGCGTGACGGCTACCTCTCGCTTTACACTGATGAGCACGGGGCTGACCAGCATACGCTTACCCCCGAGCTGGAAAGCGTGCTGGACTGGGTGCATTCGCTGCTCGACAAACCGGCACACGTAGGCACCGAGTCCCGATTTCTGGACATTTTATATAAGCTGCGCGAGCTGGTGCAAAACTCCGGCGACGACTGGCGGGCCAAGGTAGCCGACCTCGAAAAGCAGAAAAGTGACCTCGAAAAGCAAATCCGCGAGTTAAAGCTGACCAAAACAGTGGTGACGTATGACGACGTGCAAATCACGGAGCGCTACCAGAATGTAAACGGACTGGCGCGGGGGCTGCTGCGCGATTTTCGGGAGGTAGAAAGCAATTTCCGCACGATTACGCAGCAGATTTACCAGCAGCAGTCGGCCGCCGGGCACACCAAGGGCAGCCTGCTGGGGCTGGCCCTTGACGCACTCGCTGACTTGCGCGAAACGCCGCAGGGCCGCAGCTTCGAGGCGTTTTACCAGCACCTCACCGACCCGCGCCAGAAAGCCGAGCTGGATGCACTGGTGCAGCAGCTATTCGAGCTGCTGCAAGCGCGGGGGCTGGCGGCGGGCGATGGCTTTCTGCGCAAAATCCGGTTTTATTTGCACGGCGAGGGTCAGAAGGTGAACGACTCGTTTCATGCCCTGGCCCGCAAGCTGGAGAAGATAGTATCGGAGAAAAACATGCGCGAGCGCCGCCGCTCGCTAACCCTAATCCAGGATATTCGCCGCTTGGCTTTCGAGGTGATGGACGCGCCGCCGCAGGACGCTGTTTTCCTGGAAATCAACGGCCGGGCCGACTATCATGCCAGCGAAACCAAAGAAATTCAGGAACTGGAAGAGCGCGAAAGTGGCATTATATACCGGCCGCTGGCGGTGGCGCAACAGGAAGCAACCGATTTTGTGCCCCTGGTGGCACCGCACGTAGTGGACAAAGCGGTGCTGCTGGCCAACATCGACCAGTTGTTGCGTGGCCGGCCGCAGGTAAGCCTACGTCAGGTAGTGGATACCTACGCCTTGCAGCACGGCCTAGCCGAGCTAATGACTTACGGCAGCATCGCGGCCACGTCCGAGAAGCACCTGCTCAACGACGCGCGCACTGAGGTATTCGTACTGGCGCCGGGGAGGGCCTGCGAGTTTCCCGAAATCATTTTCTGCCGCTAG
- a CDS encoding peptidoglycan D,D-transpeptidase FtsI family protein has translation MHQKILRLLALLLAGLAACSSPALPTSPAASYLNCREVYEPVRGRLYDRHGTLLVTNEVQYTLSLPHGPPLDSVAFNILMRWPAGALQARVAAARPPAGPLPPAPVPDSTGVVPPPAPAPPRPQRWPVELALTRPEADSLRRHRREYPGLVVRHRPERRFLTQVAAPVLGYQPAAAQQFLYLAKKLERGRYYRLRNSGIEGYYNSLLAGHRGAYHPLTDGHGRVHGRWAADTVYRPGQSLHLSLDADLQAYAERLLGERRGYLVALDPRTGEILCCVSAPTYDPAALTAPGRNPERVALLRNADQPLLNRPAVQANPPGSVFKLVNAAVALQLGATSANTSFPCDQSLINCVHPHPRARNLTMALKYSCNPYFYQVLRAVVEPRPDSAATPADTVAQRHAHLAAWRRQVRSFGLDTLLGVDIAHEQPGFLPTPAYYDKARRTRNWTFKSIYSLSIGQGEINLTGLQTANVLAIIANRGWYITPHFVRAIGTTGQPLPRFTERHRTLVDSANFAALVPGMVAAMQRGGTAELASLADVGIVVAGKTGTVQNDEGDDHATFAGFAPANQPRIVVAVYIENAGFGGLSAAPCAALIMEKYLRGKIAPRRKKWEYWLRCGDLASQGH, from the coding sequence TTGCACCAAAAAATACTGCGCTTGCTGGCCCTGCTCCTGGCCGGGCTGGCGGCGTGCTCCTCGCCCGCTCTGCCCACCAGCCCGGCCGCAAGCTACCTGAACTGCCGCGAAGTGTACGAGCCAGTGCGCGGCCGGCTCTACGACCGCCACGGTACGCTGCTGGTAACCAATGAGGTGCAATACACGCTGAGCCTGCCGCACGGGCCGCCCCTCGATTCGGTAGCTTTCAATATCTTAATGCGCTGGCCGGCCGGGGCGTTGCAGGCCAGGGTAGCCGCCGCCCGGCCGCCCGCCGGCCCGCTGCCGCCGGCCCCGGTACCCGACTCGACCGGGGTTGTGCCGCCGCCTGCCCCTGCGCCGCCCCGGCCCCAGCGCTGGCCGGTCGAGCTGGCGCTCACCCGCCCCGAAGCCGATAGCCTGCGGCGGCATCGCCGCGAGTATCCGGGGCTGGTAGTGCGCCACCGCCCCGAACGCCGCTTCCTCACGCAGGTGGCGGCGCCGGTGCTGGGCTACCAGCCGGCCGCCGCCCAGCAGTTTTTATACCTGGCCAAAAAGCTGGAGCGCGGCCGCTACTACCGTCTGCGCAACAGCGGCATTGAGGGGTATTATAATAGCCTGCTGGCCGGCCACCGCGGGGCTTACCATCCGCTTACCGACGGCCACGGCCGCGTGCACGGCCGCTGGGCCGCTGATACGGTTTACCGCCCTGGTCAAAGCCTGCACCTCAGCCTTGATGCCGACCTGCAAGCCTATGCCGAGCGCCTGCTGGGCGAGCGCCGCGGCTACCTCGTGGCCCTTGACCCCCGCACCGGCGAAATCCTGTGCTGCGTATCGGCCCCCACCTATGACCCCGCCGCGCTCACCGCGCCCGGCCGCAACCCCGAGCGCGTGGCGCTGCTGCGCAACGCCGACCAGCCCCTGCTCAACCGTCCCGCCGTGCAGGCCAACCCGCCCGGCTCGGTGTTTAAGCTCGTCAATGCGGCCGTGGCCTTGCAACTCGGCGCCACCAGCGCCAACACCTCGTTTCCCTGCGACCAGTCGCTCATCAACTGCGTGCACCCGCACCCGCGCGCCCGCAACCTCACGATGGCGCTCAAGTATAGCTGCAACCCATATTTCTACCAGGTGCTGCGGGCGGTGGTTGAGCCGCGGCCCGACTCGGCCGCCACGCCTGCCGATACCGTGGCCCAGCGCCACGCGCACCTGGCTGCCTGGCGGCGGCAGGTCAGGTCTTTTGGCCTCGATACACTGCTGGGCGTCGATATTGCCCATGAGCAGCCCGGCTTCCTGCCCACGCCGGCTTATTACGATAAGGCCCGCCGTACCCGCAATTGGACGTTTAAGTCTATCTACTCGCTCAGCATCGGGCAGGGAGAAATCAATCTCACGGGTTTGCAAACGGCCAACGTGTTGGCTATCATTGCCAACCGGGGCTGGTATATTACGCCTCACTTCGTGCGGGCTATTGGCACTACGGGCCAGCCCCTGCCGCGCTTCACCGAGCGCCACCGTACCCTGGTCGATAGCGCCAACTTTGCGGCCCTTGTGCCCGGCATGGTGGCCGCCATGCAGCGCGGCGGCACCGCCGAGCTGGCCAGCCTGGCCGACGTGGGCATCGTGGTGGCCGGCAAAACCGGCACGGTGCAAAACGATGAGGGCGACGACCACGCCACCTTCGCCGGGTTTGCTCCGGCCAATCAGCCGCGTATCGTGGTAGCCGTATATATTGAAAACGCTGGTTTTGGTGGCTTGTCGGCGGCTCCCTGCGCCGCCCTCATCATGGAAAAATACCTGCGCGGCAAAATCGCGCCCCGGCGCAAAAAGTGGGAATACTGGCTGCGCTGCGGCGATTTGGCCAGCCAGGGGCATTGA
- a CDS encoding Wadjet anti-phage system protein JetD domain-containing protein, with protein MISLPELCTKALRQYVPVLRAHLAGENPFPLPLRASKALDRTQGSAHIYEQQAELLAHSKNRTGSGYWLTTSPNRKTGQSEVSRIEFETLADFLSFIDKQAEFDLFVANTRRTTTELPELLPLLQQSPRLLLDHAANWAGLLTVCAYFRQHPQPNEYVRSLPLALPTKFVEQHQAPLRSLLDWLIPDYVRAEETDFFRRFHLLLEEPGIKLRFLDAAQRLHPAVSQVSLWVSEFRNLNLPVRRVYIIENLTSFLAFPLAEKAVAIWGGGFAVSLLAGADWLSGKQLFYWGDIDVHGFQILAQLRVHFPAAQSLLMDEGTFAQYHSGGTGGHFTPQTLAGLTSSEQQLYQTLLATNARLEQEKLPLRYVAIAVQQTITTAPH; from the coding sequence ATGATTAGCCTGCCCGAGCTGTGCACCAAAGCCTTGCGCCAATACGTGCCCGTGCTGCGGGCACATTTGGCCGGCGAGAATCCGTTCCCCCTGCCGTTGCGGGCCAGCAAAGCGCTGGACCGCACGCAGGGTAGCGCTCATATTTATGAGCAGCAGGCGGAGCTTCTGGCGCACTCCAAAAACCGCACGGGTTCCGGTTACTGGCTCACTACCAGCCCCAACCGCAAAACCGGCCAGAGTGAAGTCAGCCGCATTGAATTCGAAACCCTGGCCGACTTCCTGAGCTTTATCGATAAGCAAGCGGAGTTCGACCTTTTCGTGGCCAATACCCGTCGCACGACCACCGAGTTGCCCGAGTTGCTGCCGCTGCTGCAACAATCGCCGCGCCTACTGCTGGACCACGCCGCCAACTGGGCCGGGCTGTTGACAGTGTGCGCCTATTTCCGGCAGCACCCGCAGCCCAATGAGTACGTGCGCAGCCTGCCGCTGGCCTTGCCCACCAAGTTTGTGGAGCAACACCAGGCGCCCCTGCGCTCGCTGCTCGACTGGCTGATTCCGGACTATGTGCGGGCAGAAGAAACCGATTTTTTCCGCCGCTTTCACCTGCTGCTGGAAGAGCCGGGCATCAAGCTCCGCTTTCTAGACGCGGCTCAGCGGCTGCACCCGGCCGTATCACAGGTAAGCTTATGGGTCAGCGAGTTTCGGAACCTGAATCTACCCGTGCGGCGGGTGTACATCATTGAGAACCTGACGTCTTTTCTGGCTTTCCCGCTAGCCGAAAAGGCGGTGGCTATCTGGGGCGGTGGCTTTGCCGTGAGTCTACTGGCGGGGGCCGATTGGCTGAGTGGTAAGCAACTTTTTTACTGGGGCGATATTGACGTGCACGGCTTTCAGATTCTGGCGCAGCTACGGGTACACTTTCCCGCCGCGCAGTCACTACTGATGGACGAAGGCACCTTTGCACAGTACCACAGCGGCGGAACAGGTGGGCATTTCACGCCCCAGACACTGGCGGGGCTGACTAGCAGCGAACAGCAGCTCTACCAAACGCTGCTGGCAACGAACGCGCGACTGGAACAGGAAAAACTACCGCTACGGTATGTAGCCATCGCCGTGCAGCAGACAATTACCACTGCCCCACACTAG